A region of the Pseudomonas anguilliseptica genome:
GCTTGGCTTGCAGGCTCAGCGGCATATCACCGATTTCATCGAGGAACAGGGTGCCGCCATTGGCCGCATCGAACAGGCCTTGATGGTCGCGGTCGGCGCCGCTGAACGCGCCTTTGCGGTAGCCGAACAGTTCACTTTCCAGCAGGTTTTCCGGCAGCGAGGCGCAGTTCTGCACCACAAAGGCTTTGCTGCGGCGGAAGCCGCAATCGTGAATGGCGCGGGCTACCAGCTCTTTACCGGTGCCGGTTTCACCCGCCAGCAATACGCTGACTGGGTTGTGCAGCACTTTGCTGATCAGCTGGTAGACGCTGCGCATCGCCGGGCTGTCGCCAATCAGGCCATAGCCGCTGGCGCAGGGCGTACTGACCACGGCAACCGGCTGGTCGTCGCTCGGAGCGCGCAGGCGTTGCAGCAGGTGCAGTTGGGCGACGACAAAACTGCCCAGCTGGCCAAGCGAGTCGGCAAAGCCTTGCAGCTCCCGCGAGCGCTGGCTGGCAATCAGCAACAGGCCGGTGACGCCTTTCTGCTCATCCAGCAGCGGTTGGCACAGCAAGCTGCGCCAAGGCTGTTGCGCCTCGGGCAGGAAGCCGGTCTGGTGCAGGTTGCGGTCCAGCTCATTGAGGCTCAGCGTCTGGTTCTGGCACAGGCAGTACTGCAGCAGATGTTCGCCGTCGTAGTCGCTGGACAGGCTGGCATCCGCACGCGGTTGCAACAGGCCGTCCTGCCATTCGGCGGACAGCGTCAGGCGCGTGTGGGTATCGTCGAGCAGGTACAGCTGGCTCAGTTCGCTGCCGGACAGCTGCGCGGCACTTTCCACCAGGCCGCCGAGCAGGGCATCGCTAGTGGACGCACGCGCCAGCGTGGCGAAACGTTGCAACAGCGCTTCTGCATAGCGCAGCGGCTGCGGCACCTGACTGAACATCAGCGACACGTTAAGCGAACTCACAGGCCACCGATCCTTCGCCGTCCAGGGTGGCGTGCACACGTTGCAGGTTTTCGCCGCTGGCCATGGCGTCGAGCAGGCGGTCGACCACCAGCGGTTGCAGGTGTTGGTCAATCAGGTGATCGATCAGGCGTGCGCCGCTGTCGCTGTGGCTGCAGCGTTCGGCCAGATTCTCCAGCAGGGCAGGGGCGTAGCTGAACTGCAATTGGCGACGTTGCAGGCGCTCAGCGAAGCGCTCCAGCTTGAGACCGACCAGTTCGTTGAGCACCTCGCCATTGATCGGGTAGTACGGCACCACGCGCATACGGCCGAGCAGTGCCGGCTTGAAGTGCTGGGTCAGGGGCGGGCGAATCGCTTGCTCAAGGTCTTCCGCATCCGGGCGCTGGCCGCCCTGGCAGAGGCTGGCGATCCGCTCGCTGGCCAGGTTGCTGGTCATCAGGATCAGCGTGTTGCGGAAGTTGATCTCGCGGCCTTCGCCGTCGTTGGCCACGCCCTTGTCAAAGATCTGATAGAAGACGTTCATCACGTCCGGATCGGCTTTTTCCACTTCATCGAGCAGCACCACCGAGTAGGGCTTCTGCCGCACGGCTTCGGTGAGCATGCCGCCTTCGCCGTAGCCGACGTAGCCGGGTGGTGCGCCGATCAGGCGGGAGACGGTGTGCTTCTCCTGGAATTCGGACATGTTGATGGTGGTAAGGAAGCGCTCGCCGCCGTACAGCAGATCCGCCAGGGCCAGGGCGGTTTCGGTCTTGCCGACGCCGCTGGGGCCGACCAGCAGAAACACGCCGACCGGTGCATCGGCGCGATTGAGGCCAGCGGCGGTGGCACGCATCGAACGGTCCAGGGCGGCGATGGCTTGCTCCTGGCCGCGCACGCGCAGGCCGAGGTCGCGGGCGAAGGTCAGCACTTTGTTGTTGTGCTCGCGGGCCAGCTGGCTCAGCGGCACGCCGGTCCAGTGGCTGATCACTTCGGCCACCAGGCGTGGGCAGACTTCGAAACTGACCAGGCGCTCATTCACCTGAGCACTGGCCAGCTCGGCTTGCACGGCGCGCAGTTCGTCTTCCAATTGCTCCAGCGGCACGGCCTGGCCGTCGCTGTCTTCCGGTTTGGCTTCGGCTTCGCTCGGGTTCTGGCGCAGGCTGGCGCACTGCTTGCGCAACTCCAGCAGACGTTCGGCCAGTTCGCGCTGCACCGACCAGCGGGTTTCGATCTGCTCAAGTTCAGCGCGGGCCTGGCTCAGGCGCGCTTCGAGCTGTTCGAGGATTTCGCTGTCGATCTGCAAACCGGCTTGTTTGTCGCGGCCCATGGCTTCGCTCTGCCGTTCGCCTTCGGCAATTTCACCGCGCAGACGCTCCAGTGCCTCCGGTGCAGCGGCCAGGCTGATGCGCACGCGGGCGCAGGCGGTGTCGAGGACATCGACGGCTTTGTCCGGCAGCTGACGGCCAGCCAGGTAGCGCGCCGACAGTTCGGCGGCGGCGACCACGGCGTCATCACGCAGGTAGATGCCGTGGCTCTTCTCATACACTGGCGCCAGGCCGCGCAGAATGGTCACGGCCTCTTCGACTGTTGGTTCGTGCAGTTGCACGGGCTGGAAGCGCCGGGCCAGGGCCGGGTCCTTCTCGAAGTACTTCTTGTATTCGCTCCAGGTGGTGGCGGCGATGGTGCGCAGCTCGCCACGCGCCAGGG
Encoded here:
- a CDS encoding sigma-54 interaction domain-containing protein, which encodes MFSQVPQPLRYAEALLQRFATLARASTSDALLGGLVESAAQLSGSELSQLYLLDDTHTRLTLSAEWQDGLLQPRADASLSSDYDGEHLLQYCLCQNQTLSLNELDRNLHQTGFLPEAQQPWRSLLCQPLLDEQKGVTGLLLIASQRSRELQGFADSLGQLGSFVVAQLHLLQRLRAPSDDQPVAVVSTPCASGYGLIGDSPAMRSVYQLISKVLHNPVSVLLAGETGTGKELVARAIHDCGFRRSKAFVVQNCASLPENLLESELFGYRKGAFSGADRDHQGLFDAANGGTLFLDEIGDMPLSLQAKLLRVLQEGEVRPLGSTSTHKVDVRIVSATHHNLRSLVEEGRFREDLYYRLAQFPIELPALREREQDILTLARHFADKASAFLQRNPCRWADRTLEQLASYAFPGNVRELKGMVERAVLLCEGGELLPEYFNLRQDSSPDDSGMNLRERMERVERSLLLDCLRKNRGNQTSAACELGLPRRTLLYRMQRLSISPADV
- the tssH gene encoding type VI secretion system ATPase TssH is translated as MKMINVDLQQLVQALDAASKHDLECAAERCVVRGGSKILVEDLLLGLLERPEGLLPRALQDAEVDAGELARALQPRGEHSESRNPIFATELVQWLQDALLVASLELGQSQVDEAALILALLRNPMRYAGSHYQPLLAKLNAERLREFALAQQPQTTAGKPAASGESNLSRFTHNFTQQARDGKLDPVLCRDGAIRQMIDILARRRKSNPIVVGEAGVGKTAIVEGLALRIAAGEVPAALKGVELLCLDLGLLQAGASVKGEFERRLQGVIDEVKGSPKPIILFIDEAHTLIGAGGQAGSGDAANLLKPALARGELRTIAATTWSEYKKYFEKDPALARRFQPVQLHEPTVEEAVTILRGLAPVYEKSHGIYLRDDAVVAAAELSARYLAGRQLPDKAVDVLDTACARVRISLAAAPEALERLRGEIAEGERQSEAMGRDKQAGLQIDSEILEQLEARLSQARAELEQIETRWSVQRELAERLLELRKQCASLRQNPSEAEAKPEDSDGQAVPLEQLEDELRAVQAELASAQVNERLVSFEVCPRLVAEVISHWTGVPLSQLAREHNNKVLTFARDLGLRVRGQEQAIAALDRSMRATAAGLNRADAPVGVFLLVGPSGVGKTETALALADLLYGGERFLTTINMSEFQEKHTVSRLIGAPPGYVGYGEGGMLTEAVRQKPYSVVLLDEVEKADPDVMNVFYQIFDKGVANDGEGREINFRNTLILMTSNLASERIASLCQGGQRPDAEDLEQAIRPPLTQHFKPALLGRMRVVPYYPINGEVLNELVGLKLERFAERLQRRQLQFSYAPALLENLAERCSHSDSGARLIDHLIDQHLQPLVVDRLLDAMASGENLQRVHATLDGEGSVACEFA